The following proteins are encoded in a genomic region of Brachypodium distachyon strain Bd21 chromosome 1, Brachypodium_distachyon_v3.0, whole genome shotgun sequence:
- the LOC104582092 gene encoding F-box/kelch-repeat protein At2g43445: MDIFSDILSRLPAKCLLRFRGVSQPWRALMSDRAFLTRAEPFLVAVSGDRSTGGLQLQLMDMEGNVVPKDGLWNVFGEFQEDFSSDGEFCTSFDNLVCLYRPSATCLVDLATGEIGMFVDEPSDHPRSYIGFGVGRAAESGARKIIRDNYLTWEILTLGDNKWRPMQLPPFDVSYAYDYYNGTTINGVVYYLSLFEGKILCFDLEREEWTMIHGGPQADGEPWRFSLAELNGSLCLMERTRIFGLENQETTTVHLWLLQADSTKGTWAKAYTLHLESLDSRHIVMPLRVIHPGGKLLFYKYCSWPYSRSTPLFQVYDPLSGKCTRVEKAPTNVVGRIGLCSLSLDPRFRAKP, from the coding sequence ATGGACATCTTCTCCGATATCCTCTCACGGCTACCGGCCAAGTGCCTGCTCCGATTCCGGGGCGTGTCCCAGCCATGGCGTGCCCTCATGTCTGATAGGGCATTTCTCACCCGCGCCGAACCGTTCCTCGTTGCTGTGTCCGGAGACCGCTCCACCGGAGGCCTCCAGCTGCAGCTGATGGATATGGAAGGCAACGTCGTGCCAAAGGATGGGCTATGGAATGTGTTTGGGGAGTTCCAAGAAGACTTCAGCTCCGATGGGGAATTCTGCACGAGCTTTGACAACCTCGTCTGCCTCTATCGCCCTTCTGCCACATGCTTGGTCGATCTAGCCACGGGGGAAATCGGAATGTTTGTGGATGAACCATCCGACCACCCTCGCTCCTACATAGGCTTTGGAGTTGGACGTGCCGCTGAGTCCGGCGCTCGCAAGATCATCCGGGACAATTACTTGACCTGGGAGATCCTCACGTTAGGGGACAACAAATGGAGGCCAATGCAATTGCCCCCATTCGATGTCTCGTATGCGTATGACTACTATAACGGCACCACCATCAATGGCGTCGTGTACTACTTGTCTCTCTTCGAAGGCAAGATACTATGCTTCGACCTCGAGAGAGAGGAGTGGACGATGATCCATGGAGGACCCCAAGCTGACGGAGAACCGTGGCGATTTAGCCTGGCCGAGCTCAATGGCTCCTTGTGCTTGATGGAAAGAACCAGGATCTTCGGTTTAGAAAACCAAGAAACAACCACGGTTCACTTGTGGCTCTTGCAGGCTGATTCTACCAAGGGAACCTGGGCCAAGGCATACACGCTCCACCTGGAGAGTTTGGACTCCCGCCATATTGTCATGCCTTTGAGAGTGATACATCCCGGTGGGAAGCTGCTCTTCTACAAGTATTGCAGCTGGCCTTATTCCAGATCAACGCCATTGTTTCAAGTATATGACCCTCTTTCCGGGAAATGCACACGCGTGGAGAAGGCGCCCACCAACGTCGTTGGCAGAATCGGTCTGTGCAGCCTCAGCTTGGATCCTAGATTTCGTGCCAAGCCCTAG